A single genomic interval of Megalobrama amblycephala isolate DHTTF-2021 linkage group LG17, ASM1881202v1, whole genome shotgun sequence harbors:
- the clcn2a gene encoding chloride channel protein 2a isoform X1 gives MARDRAQQRVLQYQQTLVSIAGQRDSKRDVLSAEMYGRYTQELGAYAKEEAARLREDGALRRTTSVRGQAPELLEYEKNPCAKCQVCTSRCQKFLISRVGEDWIFLILLGLLMALVSWAMDYTIAFCQQAQKWMYGGLHNNMLLQYLAWVTYPVVLITFSAGFTQILAPQAVGSGIPEMKTILRGVVLKEYLTFKTFVAKVIGLTCALGSGMPLGKEGPFVHVASLCAALLSKFMALFGGIYMEEPFEGNKNELRNTEMLSAACAVGVGCCFAAPIGGVLFSIEVTSTFFAVRNYWRGFFAATFSAFIFRVLAVWNKDEETITALFKTRFRLDFPFDLQELPAFAVLGIASGFGGALFVYLNRIIVESMRKQKTINKFLLKKRLVYPAVVTLLISTLTFPPGFGQFMAGQLTQHESLVALFDNLTWYKQGVAEEFEYSSHVPQAWKHPQVSVFITLLLFIVMKFWMSAVATTMPVPCGAFMPVFLIGAAFGRLVGESMAAVFPDGIHADGTVYPIVPGGYAVVGAAALSGAVTHTVSTAVIVFELTGQISHILPVMIAVILANAVAQSLQPSLYDSIIRIQKLPYLPELGWGQEKYNIRVEDIMVRDVRYITLSSSYRDLQEALVTGQLKTLALVESKESMILLGSIERSQLQSLLSQQLGRARRLDYLRERAQDNGTHVPTFPQDSPSKTGRGVRFLISTEESSYSPTLTNSQIPLKSALKTVSAISNTESLNSSPNLSSGEPVKEQVESKAGPKAPKRSRRPKRVKIPMADTPDVEDDMSTAEIAEWEEQQLDEAVNFNNCKIDPAPFQLVERTSLHKTHTIFSLLGLDHAYVTSTGRLVGVVSLKELRKAIEGSVTVTGVKVRPPLASFRDSGNSSSVSEVTELHKFWSRHKSLSLPREPNLPDLDDQTEQPSEGSLVNETECTELSSQNSPLHTDDQSELPYADVTPQEEHISQLPCDCINPMEDGGSEAVSEQCPAPNEEAVNKGGPSPSAGQLE, from the exons TCTGTACGTCACGGTGTCAGAAGTTCCTGATTTCCCGTGTGGGTGAAGACTGGATCTTCCTCATCCTCCTGGGGCTTCTCATGGCATTGGTCAGCTGGGCCATGGACTACACTATTGCCTTCTGCCAGCaag CACAGAAGTGGATGTATGGTGGTCTGCACAATAACATGCTGCTGCAATACCTGGCCTGGGTCACCTATCCAGTAGTTCTCATCACCTTCTCTGCTGGCTTCACACAGATACTGGCACCACAGGCAGTGG GCTCTGGGATCCCAGAGATGAAGACCATCCTCCGAGGTGTGGTGCTGAAAGAGTACCTCACTTTCAAAACCTTTGTTGCCAAAGTGATTGGCTTAACTTGTGCCCTTGGAAGTGGCATGCCTCTGGGCAAAGAG GGACCGTTTGTTCATGTTGCCAGTCTGTGTGCTGCTCTGTTGAGCAAATTCATGGCCTTGTTTGGAGGAATCTACATG GAAGAGCCCTTTGAGGGAAACAAG AATGAGCTGAGGAACACAGAGATGCTGTCAGCCGCCTGTGCAGTGGGGGTGGGCTGTTGCTTTGCGGCCCCTATTGGAG GAGTGCTGTTTAGTATTGAGGTCACATCTACGTTCTTTGCCGTGAGGAACTACTGGAGAGGATTCTTCGCTGCAACCTTCAGTGCCTTTATCTTCAGGGTGCTGGCAGTGTGGAATAAGGATGAGG AGACGATCACAgctctctttaaaacacgcttTCGTCTGGACTTTCCCTTTGACCTTCAAGAGCTTCCAGCTTTTGCGGTGCTCGG aattgccaGTGGTTTTGGAGGGGCGTTGTTTGTGTACCTGAACAGGATCATAGTGGAGTCTATGAGAAAACAGAAAACCATCAACAAGTTTTTGCTAAAAAA AAGACTAGTGTATCCGGCAGTGGTCACTCTCCTTATCTCTACACTCACCTTTCCTCCAGGGTTTGGACAGTTCATGGCAGGACAG CTTACTCAACATGAGTCACTAGTGGCACTGTTTGACAACCTGACCTGGTACAAGCAAGGTGTTGCTGAGGAGTTTGAGTACTCAAGTCACGTACCTCAGGCCTGGAAGCACCCGCAAGTCAGTGTGTTCATCACACTCCTCCTCTTCATTGTCATGAAG TTCTGGATGTCAGCTGTGGCCACAACAATGCCTGTGCCTTGTGGGGCCTTTATGCCGGTTTTCCTCATTG GGGCTGCATTCGGTCGACTGGTCGGCGAGAGTATGGCCGCTGTCTTCCCAGACGGGATACACGCCGACGGCACTGTATATCCCATAGTTCCCGGCGGATATGCAGTTGTCG GGGCGGCGGCTCTCTCTGGTGCAGTCACTCACACCGTGTCCACCGCTGTCATTGTGTTCGAGCTGACCGGTCAAATCTCACACATCCTGCCTGTGATGATCGCTGTGATATTGGCCAATGCCGTGGCTCAGAGTCTACAGCCTTCCCTCTATGATTCCATCATCCGGATCCAGAAACTTCCCTACCTGCCAGAGCTGGGCTGGGGACAAGA GAAATATAATATCCGCGTGGAGGATATAATGGTGAGAGATGTGCGGTATATCACTCTCTCCTCCTCTTACCGGGACCTGCAGGAAGCTCTTGTAACAGGCCAGCTTAAAACCCTGGCCCTGGTGGAGTCCAAAG AGTCCATGATCCTGCTGGGTTCTATAGAGCGCTCCCAGCTGCAGTCACTGCTCTCGCAGCAGCTCGGCCGAGCTCGCAGGCTGGACTACTTGAGAGAACGTGCTCAGGACAATGGCACCCATGTGCCCACCTTCCCCCAAGACTCTCCCTCCAAGACTGGCCGTGGTGTACGTTTCCTG ATCTCCACTGAAGAGTCCTCCTACAGCCCCACGCTGACTAACTCCCAGATCCCCCTCAAGTCTGCTCTGAAGACGGTGTCTGCAATCAGCAACACAGAGTCACTGAACA GCTCTCCAAATCTCTCCTCTGGGGAACCTGTGAAGGAGCAAGTAGAG AGCAAAGCTGGCCCCAAGGCTCCTAAGAGGAGCAGGAGGCCCAAGCGTGTGAAGATACCCATGGCG GATACACCTGATGTAGAAGATGACATGTCAACAGCAGAG atagcAGAGTGGGAGGAGCAACAGTTGGATGAGGCTGTTAATTTCAACAACTGTAAAATAGACCCCGCCCCCTTTCAGCTGGTGGAACGGACATCTTTGCATAAG ACACACACCATTTTCTCACTACTTGGCCTGGATCATGCCTATGTCACCAGTACCGGACGTCTAGTAGGAGTCGTCTCTTTGAAGGAG CTGCGTAAGGCCATCGAGGGCTCCGTAACTGTGACCGGAGTGAAAGTCCGTCCCCCGCTGGCCAGCTTTCGCGACAGCGGCAACAGCAGCAGCGTCTCAGAGGTCACAGAGCTCCACAAGTTCTGGAGTCGTCACAAGAGCCTGTCATTGCCACGGGAACCCAACCTCCCCGACCTGGATGACCAAACGGAGCAGCCGTCCGAGGGCAGCCTGGTGAATGAGACGGAGTGCACGGAGCTGTCCAGTCAGAACAGCCCTTTACACACAGACGACCAATCGGAGCTGCCTTACGCTGATGTCACGCCCCAAGAGGAGCACATATCACAGCTCCCCTGTGACTGTATCAACCCGATGGAGGACGGCGGCTCGGAGGCAGTCAGCGAGCAGTGCCCAGCTCCGAATGAGGAAGCGGTGAACAAGGGAGGCCCCTCGCCGTCAGCCGGTCAGCTGGAATGA
- the clcn2a gene encoding chloride channel protein 2a isoform X5 — MYGRYTQELGAYAKEEAARLREDGALRRTTSVRGQAPELLEYEKNPCAKCQVCTSRCQKFLISRVGEDWIFLILLGLLMALVSWAMDYTIAFCQQAQKWMYGGLHNNMLLQYLAWVTYPVVLITFSAGFTQILAPQAVGSGIPEMKTILRGVVLKEYLTFKTFVAKVIGLTCALGSGMPLGKEGPFVHVASLCAALLSKFMALFGGIYMEEPFEGNKNELRNTEMLSAACAVGVGCCFAAPIGGVLFSIEVTSTFFAVRNYWRGFFAATFSAFIFRVLAVWNKDEETITALFKTRFRLDFPFDLQELPAFAVLGIASGFGGALFVYLNRIIVESMRKQKTINKFLLKKRLVYPAVVTLLISTLTFPPGFGQFMAGQLTQHESLVALFDNLTWYKQGVAEEFEYSSHVPQAWKHPQVSVFITLLLFIVMKFWMSAVATTMPVPCGAFMPVFLIGAAFGRLVGESMAAVFPDGIHADGTVYPIVPGGYAVVGAAALSGAVTHTVSTAVIVFELTGQISHILPVMIAVILANAVAQSLQPSLYDSIIRIQKLPYLPELGWGQEKYNIRVEDIMVRDVRYITLSSSYRDLQEALVTGQLKTLALVESKESMILLGSIERSQLQSLLSQQLGRARRLDYLRERAQDNGTHVPTFPQDSPSKTGRGVRFLISTEESSYSPTLTNSQIPLKSALKTVSAISNTESLNSSPNLSSGEPVKEQVESKAGPKAPKRSRRPKRVKIPMADTPDVEDDMSTAEIAEWEEQQLDEAVNFNNCKIDPAPFQLVERTSLHKTHTIFSLLGLDHAYVTSTGRLVGVVSLKELRKAIEGSVTVTGVKVRPPLASFRDSGNSSSVSEVTELHKFWSRHKSLSLPREPNLPDLDDQTEQPSEGSLVNETECTELSSQNSPLHTDDQSELPYADVTPQEEHISQLPCDCINPMEDGGSEAVSEQCPAPNEEAVNKGGPSPSAGQLE; from the exons TCTGTACGTCACGGTGTCAGAAGTTCCTGATTTCCCGTGTGGGTGAAGACTGGATCTTCCTCATCCTCCTGGGGCTTCTCATGGCATTGGTCAGCTGGGCCATGGACTACACTATTGCCTTCTGCCAGCaag CACAGAAGTGGATGTATGGTGGTCTGCACAATAACATGCTGCTGCAATACCTGGCCTGGGTCACCTATCCAGTAGTTCTCATCACCTTCTCTGCTGGCTTCACACAGATACTGGCACCACAGGCAGTGG GCTCTGGGATCCCAGAGATGAAGACCATCCTCCGAGGTGTGGTGCTGAAAGAGTACCTCACTTTCAAAACCTTTGTTGCCAAAGTGATTGGCTTAACTTGTGCCCTTGGAAGTGGCATGCCTCTGGGCAAAGAG GGACCGTTTGTTCATGTTGCCAGTCTGTGTGCTGCTCTGTTGAGCAAATTCATGGCCTTGTTTGGAGGAATCTACATG GAAGAGCCCTTTGAGGGAAACAAG AATGAGCTGAGGAACACAGAGATGCTGTCAGCCGCCTGTGCAGTGGGGGTGGGCTGTTGCTTTGCGGCCCCTATTGGAG GAGTGCTGTTTAGTATTGAGGTCACATCTACGTTCTTTGCCGTGAGGAACTACTGGAGAGGATTCTTCGCTGCAACCTTCAGTGCCTTTATCTTCAGGGTGCTGGCAGTGTGGAATAAGGATGAGG AGACGATCACAgctctctttaaaacacgcttTCGTCTGGACTTTCCCTTTGACCTTCAAGAGCTTCCAGCTTTTGCGGTGCTCGG aattgccaGTGGTTTTGGAGGGGCGTTGTTTGTGTACCTGAACAGGATCATAGTGGAGTCTATGAGAAAACAGAAAACCATCAACAAGTTTTTGCTAAAAAA AAGACTAGTGTATCCGGCAGTGGTCACTCTCCTTATCTCTACACTCACCTTTCCTCCAGGGTTTGGACAGTTCATGGCAGGACAG CTTACTCAACATGAGTCACTAGTGGCACTGTTTGACAACCTGACCTGGTACAAGCAAGGTGTTGCTGAGGAGTTTGAGTACTCAAGTCACGTACCTCAGGCCTGGAAGCACCCGCAAGTCAGTGTGTTCATCACACTCCTCCTCTTCATTGTCATGAAG TTCTGGATGTCAGCTGTGGCCACAACAATGCCTGTGCCTTGTGGGGCCTTTATGCCGGTTTTCCTCATTG GGGCTGCATTCGGTCGACTGGTCGGCGAGAGTATGGCCGCTGTCTTCCCAGACGGGATACACGCCGACGGCACTGTATATCCCATAGTTCCCGGCGGATATGCAGTTGTCG GGGCGGCGGCTCTCTCTGGTGCAGTCACTCACACCGTGTCCACCGCTGTCATTGTGTTCGAGCTGACCGGTCAAATCTCACACATCCTGCCTGTGATGATCGCTGTGATATTGGCCAATGCCGTGGCTCAGAGTCTACAGCCTTCCCTCTATGATTCCATCATCCGGATCCAGAAACTTCCCTACCTGCCAGAGCTGGGCTGGGGACAAGA GAAATATAATATCCGCGTGGAGGATATAATGGTGAGAGATGTGCGGTATATCACTCTCTCCTCCTCTTACCGGGACCTGCAGGAAGCTCTTGTAACAGGCCAGCTTAAAACCCTGGCCCTGGTGGAGTCCAAAG AGTCCATGATCCTGCTGGGTTCTATAGAGCGCTCCCAGCTGCAGTCACTGCTCTCGCAGCAGCTCGGCCGAGCTCGCAGGCTGGACTACTTGAGAGAACGTGCTCAGGACAATGGCACCCATGTGCCCACCTTCCCCCAAGACTCTCCCTCCAAGACTGGCCGTGGTGTACGTTTCCTG ATCTCCACTGAAGAGTCCTCCTACAGCCCCACGCTGACTAACTCCCAGATCCCCCTCAAGTCTGCTCTGAAGACGGTGTCTGCAATCAGCAACACAGAGTCACTGAACA GCTCTCCAAATCTCTCCTCTGGGGAACCTGTGAAGGAGCAAGTAGAG AGCAAAGCTGGCCCCAAGGCTCCTAAGAGGAGCAGGAGGCCCAAGCGTGTGAAGATACCCATGGCG GATACACCTGATGTAGAAGATGACATGTCAACAGCAGAG atagcAGAGTGGGAGGAGCAACAGTTGGATGAGGCTGTTAATTTCAACAACTGTAAAATAGACCCCGCCCCCTTTCAGCTGGTGGAACGGACATCTTTGCATAAG ACACACACCATTTTCTCACTACTTGGCCTGGATCATGCCTATGTCACCAGTACCGGACGTCTAGTAGGAGTCGTCTCTTTGAAGGAG CTGCGTAAGGCCATCGAGGGCTCCGTAACTGTGACCGGAGTGAAAGTCCGTCCCCCGCTGGCCAGCTTTCGCGACAGCGGCAACAGCAGCAGCGTCTCAGAGGTCACAGAGCTCCACAAGTTCTGGAGTCGTCACAAGAGCCTGTCATTGCCACGGGAACCCAACCTCCCCGACCTGGATGACCAAACGGAGCAGCCGTCCGAGGGCAGCCTGGTGAATGAGACGGAGTGCACGGAGCTGTCCAGTCAGAACAGCCCTTTACACACAGACGACCAATCGGAGCTGCCTTACGCTGATGTCACGCCCCAAGAGGAGCACATATCACAGCTCCCCTGTGACTGTATCAACCCGATGGAGGACGGCGGCTCGGAGGCAGTCAGCGAGCAGTGCCCAGCTCCGAATGAGGAAGCGGTGAACAAGGGAGGCCCCTCGCCGTCAGCCGGTCAGCTGGAATGA
- the clcn2a gene encoding chloride channel protein 2a isoform X2, translating into MARDRAQQRVLQYQQTLVSIAGQRDSKRDVLSAEMYGRYTQELGAYAKEEAARLREDGALRRTTSVRGQAPELLEYEKNPCAKCQVCTSRCQKFLISRVGEDWIFLILLGLLMALVSWAMDYTIAFCQQAQKWMYGGLHNNMLLQYLAWVTYPVVLITFSAGFTQILAPQAVGSGIPEMKTILRGVVLKEYLTFKTFVAKVIGLTCALGSGMPLGKEGPFVHVASLCAALLSKFMALFGGIYMNELRNTEMLSAACAVGVGCCFAAPIGGVLFSIEVTSTFFAVRNYWRGFFAATFSAFIFRVLAVWNKDEETITALFKTRFRLDFPFDLQELPAFAVLGIASGFGGALFVYLNRIIVESMRKQKTINKFLLKKRLVYPAVVTLLISTLTFPPGFGQFMAGQLTQHESLVALFDNLTWYKQGVAEEFEYSSHVPQAWKHPQVSVFITLLLFIVMKFWMSAVATTMPVPCGAFMPVFLIGAAFGRLVGESMAAVFPDGIHADGTVYPIVPGGYAVVGAAALSGAVTHTVSTAVIVFELTGQISHILPVMIAVILANAVAQSLQPSLYDSIIRIQKLPYLPELGWGQEKYNIRVEDIMVRDVRYITLSSSYRDLQEALVTGQLKTLALVESKESMILLGSIERSQLQSLLSQQLGRARRLDYLRERAQDNGTHVPTFPQDSPSKTGRGVRFLISTEESSYSPTLTNSQIPLKSALKTVSAISNTESLNSSPNLSSGEPVKEQVESKAGPKAPKRSRRPKRVKIPMADTPDVEDDMSTAEIAEWEEQQLDEAVNFNNCKIDPAPFQLVERTSLHKTHTIFSLLGLDHAYVTSTGRLVGVVSLKELRKAIEGSVTVTGVKVRPPLASFRDSGNSSSVSEVTELHKFWSRHKSLSLPREPNLPDLDDQTEQPSEGSLVNETECTELSSQNSPLHTDDQSELPYADVTPQEEHISQLPCDCINPMEDGGSEAVSEQCPAPNEEAVNKGGPSPSAGQLE; encoded by the exons TCTGTACGTCACGGTGTCAGAAGTTCCTGATTTCCCGTGTGGGTGAAGACTGGATCTTCCTCATCCTCCTGGGGCTTCTCATGGCATTGGTCAGCTGGGCCATGGACTACACTATTGCCTTCTGCCAGCaag CACAGAAGTGGATGTATGGTGGTCTGCACAATAACATGCTGCTGCAATACCTGGCCTGGGTCACCTATCCAGTAGTTCTCATCACCTTCTCTGCTGGCTTCACACAGATACTGGCACCACAGGCAGTGG GCTCTGGGATCCCAGAGATGAAGACCATCCTCCGAGGTGTGGTGCTGAAAGAGTACCTCACTTTCAAAACCTTTGTTGCCAAAGTGATTGGCTTAACTTGTGCCCTTGGAAGTGGCATGCCTCTGGGCAAAGAG GGACCGTTTGTTCATGTTGCCAGTCTGTGTGCTGCTCTGTTGAGCAAATTCATGGCCTTGTTTGGAGGAATCTACATG AATGAGCTGAGGAACACAGAGATGCTGTCAGCCGCCTGTGCAGTGGGGGTGGGCTGTTGCTTTGCGGCCCCTATTGGAG GAGTGCTGTTTAGTATTGAGGTCACATCTACGTTCTTTGCCGTGAGGAACTACTGGAGAGGATTCTTCGCTGCAACCTTCAGTGCCTTTATCTTCAGGGTGCTGGCAGTGTGGAATAAGGATGAGG AGACGATCACAgctctctttaaaacacgcttTCGTCTGGACTTTCCCTTTGACCTTCAAGAGCTTCCAGCTTTTGCGGTGCTCGG aattgccaGTGGTTTTGGAGGGGCGTTGTTTGTGTACCTGAACAGGATCATAGTGGAGTCTATGAGAAAACAGAAAACCATCAACAAGTTTTTGCTAAAAAA AAGACTAGTGTATCCGGCAGTGGTCACTCTCCTTATCTCTACACTCACCTTTCCTCCAGGGTTTGGACAGTTCATGGCAGGACAG CTTACTCAACATGAGTCACTAGTGGCACTGTTTGACAACCTGACCTGGTACAAGCAAGGTGTTGCTGAGGAGTTTGAGTACTCAAGTCACGTACCTCAGGCCTGGAAGCACCCGCAAGTCAGTGTGTTCATCACACTCCTCCTCTTCATTGTCATGAAG TTCTGGATGTCAGCTGTGGCCACAACAATGCCTGTGCCTTGTGGGGCCTTTATGCCGGTTTTCCTCATTG GGGCTGCATTCGGTCGACTGGTCGGCGAGAGTATGGCCGCTGTCTTCCCAGACGGGATACACGCCGACGGCACTGTATATCCCATAGTTCCCGGCGGATATGCAGTTGTCG GGGCGGCGGCTCTCTCTGGTGCAGTCACTCACACCGTGTCCACCGCTGTCATTGTGTTCGAGCTGACCGGTCAAATCTCACACATCCTGCCTGTGATGATCGCTGTGATATTGGCCAATGCCGTGGCTCAGAGTCTACAGCCTTCCCTCTATGATTCCATCATCCGGATCCAGAAACTTCCCTACCTGCCAGAGCTGGGCTGGGGACAAGA GAAATATAATATCCGCGTGGAGGATATAATGGTGAGAGATGTGCGGTATATCACTCTCTCCTCCTCTTACCGGGACCTGCAGGAAGCTCTTGTAACAGGCCAGCTTAAAACCCTGGCCCTGGTGGAGTCCAAAG AGTCCATGATCCTGCTGGGTTCTATAGAGCGCTCCCAGCTGCAGTCACTGCTCTCGCAGCAGCTCGGCCGAGCTCGCAGGCTGGACTACTTGAGAGAACGTGCTCAGGACAATGGCACCCATGTGCCCACCTTCCCCCAAGACTCTCCCTCCAAGACTGGCCGTGGTGTACGTTTCCTG ATCTCCACTGAAGAGTCCTCCTACAGCCCCACGCTGACTAACTCCCAGATCCCCCTCAAGTCTGCTCTGAAGACGGTGTCTGCAATCAGCAACACAGAGTCACTGAACA GCTCTCCAAATCTCTCCTCTGGGGAACCTGTGAAGGAGCAAGTAGAG AGCAAAGCTGGCCCCAAGGCTCCTAAGAGGAGCAGGAGGCCCAAGCGTGTGAAGATACCCATGGCG GATACACCTGATGTAGAAGATGACATGTCAACAGCAGAG atagcAGAGTGGGAGGAGCAACAGTTGGATGAGGCTGTTAATTTCAACAACTGTAAAATAGACCCCGCCCCCTTTCAGCTGGTGGAACGGACATCTTTGCATAAG ACACACACCATTTTCTCACTACTTGGCCTGGATCATGCCTATGTCACCAGTACCGGACGTCTAGTAGGAGTCGTCTCTTTGAAGGAG CTGCGTAAGGCCATCGAGGGCTCCGTAACTGTGACCGGAGTGAAAGTCCGTCCCCCGCTGGCCAGCTTTCGCGACAGCGGCAACAGCAGCAGCGTCTCAGAGGTCACAGAGCTCCACAAGTTCTGGAGTCGTCACAAGAGCCTGTCATTGCCACGGGAACCCAACCTCCCCGACCTGGATGACCAAACGGAGCAGCCGTCCGAGGGCAGCCTGGTGAATGAGACGGAGTGCACGGAGCTGTCCAGTCAGAACAGCCCTTTACACACAGACGACCAATCGGAGCTGCCTTACGCTGATGTCACGCCCCAAGAGGAGCACATATCACAGCTCCCCTGTGACTGTATCAACCCGATGGAGGACGGCGGCTCGGAGGCAGTCAGCGAGCAGTGCCCAGCTCCGAATGAGGAAGCGGTGAACAAGGGAGGCCCCTCGCCGTCAGCCGGTCAGCTGGAATGA